A portion of the Chondrinema litorale genome contains these proteins:
- a CDS encoding DUF3244 domain-containing protein, with the protein MKLLVNRILKIFILSSIVLSSFVASANNDNPGDKNKIEESAKIEYSIYPIINSNKVRVAYQKTGNEKVTIKIFDAKKNLLFSDVQKNVTSLKRNYNLENIGDGTYYIKIISGDFETDQKIHVGSREKNLFSAYLSPELIKNKVRIAFQHAQDPVRVSVLNEKGSKLYDKTITDTQNFSSLFNLSTLDSGKYTINISSNGKVTSNTYEIK; encoded by the coding sequence ATGAAACTCTTAGTAAACAGAATTCTTAAAATTTTCATCTTATCATCAATTGTACTTTCTTCATTTGTAGCATCTGCTAACAACGACAACCCAGGGGATAAAAACAAGATCGAAGAGTCTGCTAAAATAGAATATAGCATTTACCCGATCATCAATTCAAATAAAGTTAGAGTTGCGTATCAGAAAACTGGAAATGAAAAAGTAACAATTAAGATTTTTGATGCTAAGAAAAACTTATTATTCTCAGACGTACAGAAAAACGTGACGAGTCTTAAAAGAAATTATAATCTTGAAAACATTGGAGATGGAACATATTATATTAAAATAATTTCTGGTGATTTTGAAACAGATCAAAAAATTCATGTAGGTAGCCGTGAGAAGAACTTATTTAGCGCTTACTTATCTCCAGAGTTAATTAAAAATAAAGTAAGAATTGCATTCCAACATGCTCAAGACCCAGTAAGAGTGTCAGTATTAAACGAAAAAGGTTCAAAACTTTACGACAAAACAATAACTGATACTCAAAACTTTAGCAGCCTTTTCAACTTATCTACATTAGATTCTGGAAAATATACAATTAATATTTCTAGCAATGGAAAGGTAACATCAAACACTTACGAGATTAAATAA